From Glycine max cultivar Williams 82 chromosome 11, Glycine_max_v4.0, whole genome shotgun sequence, the proteins below share one genomic window:
- the LOC112998409 gene encoding uncharacterized protein: MDLDLALRTERPISTPETSIEVKIEKWDWSNRMCLMIMKRSIPKAFQGSISKGQSAKKFLEEIEQYFTKNEKAEMSNLLAKLISMKYKGKGNIREHIMEMSNIASKLKSLKLELGEDLLVHLVLILLPTHFGQFKVSYNTQKDKWSLNELISHYVQEEERLQRDRTESAHLTLTSQNKKRKKTKGAAEGTSQQKKQNKNEEFTCYFLL; the protein is encoded by the coding sequence ATGGATTTGGACTTGGCATTGAGGACGGAACGACCCATTTCCACTCCGGAAACCTCTATTGAGGTAAAAATTGAGAAGTGGGATTGGTCCAACCGAATGTGCCTCATGATCATGAAGCGCTCTATTCCAAAGGCGTTTCAGGGCTCTATTTCTAAGGGTCAAAGTGCAAAGAAATTCCTTGAGGAAATTGAGCAATACTTTACCAAAAATGAAAAGGCGGAGATGAGTAACCTTTTGGCTAAGCTCATTTCCATGAAGTataaaggaaaaggaaacatAAGGGAGCACATTATGGAGATGTCCAATATCGCATCAAAACTCAAGTCACTTAAGTTAGAGCTTGGTGAAGACCTGCTCGTGCACTTGGTTTTGATCTTGCTTCCTACACACtttgggcaattcaaagtgagctaTAACACTCAGAAGGACAAATGGTCCCTCAATGAGCTTATATCTCACTATGTGCAAGAGGAGGAGAGGCTACAGAGAGATAGGACTGAAAGTGCTCACTTGACTTTGACCTCtcagaataagaaaaggaagaagactaAGGGTGCTGCGGAAGGGACTTctcaacaaaagaaacaaaataagaatGAGGAATTTACATGTTACTTCTTACTATAG
- the LOC100306647 gene encoding dirigent domain-containing protein precursor, whose amino-acid sequence MAAPLQFFFLFTLTLFSSSFSEQSHIELPSNNNNPNPNPLQKLSNLHFYYHDIRDNENPTIVQIVDTPKNVPNGFGSTFVMDDAMTEGPELSSKHVGRAQGLFGLASLQDLGMFMLTNFAFTEGAYAGSTLSMLGRNPISEQNRELPIVGGTGVFRFATGYAIANSVNSVSTPQHFVVEYNVTVWHG is encoded by the coding sequence ATGGCTGCTCCTCTTcaattcttctttctcttcaccCTCACTCTCTTCTCATCATCATTCTCCGAGCAATCCCACATCGAACTACCctcaaacaacaacaaccctaaccctaaccctttaCAAAAACTGTCCAATCTCCACTTCTACTACCACGACATAAGAGACAACGAAAACCCCACCATTGTGCAAATCGTGGACACCCCAAAGAACGTTCCGAACGGGTTCGGGTCTACTTTCGTGATGGACGATGCGATGACCGAAGGACCAGAGCTGAGCTCGAAGCACGTTGGGAGAGCCCAGGGGCTGTTTGGCTTGGCCTCTCTTCAGGACCTTGGGATGTTCATGCTCACCAATTTCGCTTTCACCGAAGGAGCTTATGCTGGAAGCACGTTGAGCATGCTTGGGAGGAATCCCATATCGGAGCAGAATAGGGAGTTGCCCATTGTTGGTGGCACTGGCGTGTTTAGATTTGCCACTGGCTATGCCATTGCTAATAGCGTTAATTCCGTTTCTACCCCTCAACATTTTGTTGTCGAGTACAATGTTACAGTGTGGCATGGctag
- the DRR1 gene encoding disease resistance response protein 1 precursor: MVVPLRHFLVFSLTLISIIFHTHGAFSEQSIIKLPTDQPRVEKLTHLHFFYHDILEGKNITVVKIIEPSASEVREATGFGTTFMMDNVLTEGPELSSKHVGRAQGLFGLASLEDRGMVMLINLAFSEGEYAGSTLSMLGRNPVQDTVREMPIVGGTGVFRFAKGYAIAKSLWEISDNEHFVVEYHVTVSHP; encoded by the coding sequence ATGGTTGTCCCTCTTAGGCACTTTCTTGTTTTCTCTCTCACCCTCATATCCATCATCTTCCACACCCATGGAGCGTTCTCTGAGCAATCAATAATCAAGTTACCCACAGACCAACCAAGGGTAGAGAAACTGACCCACTTGCATTTTTTCTACCACGACATCTTAGAGGGCAAGAACATCACGGTGGTGAAAATCATCGAGCCATCAGCGAGCGAGGTTCGTGAAGCAACTGGGTTTGGAACCACTTTCATGATGGACAATGTTTTGACCGAGGGTCCAGAGCTGAGCTCGAAGCACGTTGGGAGGGCTCAGGGGCTGTTTGGCTTGGCCTCTTTGGAGGACCGTGGAATGGTGATGCTCATTAACTTGGCTTTCAGTGAGGGTGAGTATGCTGGCAGCACTCTCAGCATGCTTGGGAGGAACCCTGTTCAGGACACTGTTAGGGAAATGCCCATTGTTGGAGGCACGGGCGTGTTCAGGTTTGCCAAGGGCTATGCCATTGCCAAGAGTCTTTGGGAAATTTCTGACAATGAGCATTTTGTGGTGGAGTATCATGTCACTGTTTCTCATCCTTAG
- the LOC102666093 gene encoding uncharacterized protein, with translation MRPPGSVPDETTTPEEARKQQKQEEALHASNLRVPRHPLWTPNMSADELNASEMQAFLAWRRSLARWFAKRFLHPDIVSIYDYIFLWDEDLGVEHFSPSRYVEIIKREGLEISQPALDPNSTKIHHRITIRARTKKFHRLLSENVIFELLWYHKKYDKTNSFVAIYDKSWHACCVVNDTELQNNLCRFVEGMTPIFSQSAWYCTWHLIQVILLPWFIGILNLSSNYTLKKPFKLFQNFCFFQLYYCVVLTVDNFNILSKVLLLFFSVGSVFQFTKMLAKCK, from the exons ATGCGCCCACCAGGTTCCGTGCCTGATGAAACGACGACACCAGAAGAAGCGAGGAAGCAGCAGAAGCAAGAAGAGGCGCTCCACGCCAGCAACCTCCGCGTTCCTCGCCACCCACTGTGGACTCCCAACATGTCCGCTGATGAGCTGAACGCCAGCGAAATGCAAGCTTTCTTGGCCTGGCGCCGCAGCTTGGCGAG GTGGTTTGCAAAAAGGTTTCTACATCCAGATATTGTCTCTATTTATGATTATATCTTTCTCTGGGATGAGGATCTAGGTGTGGAGCATTTTTCACCTTCAAG atatGTTgaaattataaagagagaaggTTTGGAGATATCTCAACCAGCTCTTGACCCAAATTCAACAAAGATACACCATAGAATTACAATTAGAGCTAGAACCAAGAAATTTCATAG ATTGCTTTCTGAGAATGTTATCTTCGAATTGCTTTGG TATCACAAGAAATATGATAAGACAAATTCCTTTGTGGCGATTTATGATAAATCTTGGCATGCTTGTTGTGTTGTGAATGACACAGAACTTCAAAACAACCTGTGTAGGTTTGTGGAAGGTATGACTCCTATTTTCTCTCAATCTGCCTGGTACTGCACTTGGCATCTTATACAGGTAATATTACTTCCATGGTTCATAGGAATATTAAATCTAAGTTCCAACTACACATTGAAGAAGCCTTTCAAACTTTTCCAAAACTTTTGTTTCTTCCAACTGTACTATTGTGTGGTACTTACTGTGGACAACTTCAATATTTTGTCCAaagttttattattgtttttttcagTTGGGTCAGTTTTTCAATTTACCAAAATGCTGGCAAAATGCAAATAG
- the LOC106795027 gene encoding dirigent protein 1-like, which produces MGEHPTAMKIVEPPNESIAGFGTGFGTIYMMDDPLTEGPSPKEMGKKQNDIQKTGLGRALLSRFYRKTFLESFTEVSDIDAVVKQSLEPLPKLVAATSTTLISL; this is translated from the exons ATGGGGGAACACCCAACTGCTATGAAAATTGTTGAGCCTCCTAATGAGTCCATTGCTGGTTTTGGGACTGGTTTTGGGACTATTTACATGATGGATGACCCTCTAACTGAAGGACCAAGTCCAA AAGAAATGGGGAAGAAGCAGAACGACATCCAGAAAACGGGGCTAGGTCGAGCCCTGCTGTCTCGCTTCTACAGGAAGACGTTCCTTGAATCCTTCACCGAAGTCTCCGACATCGACGCCGTCGTCAAGCAATCCCTAGAACCCCTCCCCAAACTCGTTGCTGCCACTTCAACCACTCTTATCAGCCTGTGA